In the Flavobacterium pallidum genome, one interval contains:
- a CDS encoding L-serine ammonia-lyase has protein sequence MEECISVFDMLKIGVGPSSSHTLGPWRAAERFLAELRTEGILDETERVKVDLYGSLSLTGKGHATDLAVMLGLSGQDPEYIPVENISGIIKSIEDHHEIHLGSEHNIPFWFLQDIVFNKNFLPFHANGLMFTAFLNDGSEYISTFYSIGGGFVVKEDRPNAKKKMEIKCAFPFPIQNAEELLIYTQQQNRSISEIVYENEKSMRSEEDIHKELLRIWHTMLECMYIGCHSEGILPGGLNVRRRAFDMHQNLIGLANYSNPQEWLESIRKTEVKFRQILKWVSCFALAVNEVNAALGRVVTAPTNGSAGVIPAVLMYYLVIENHDAGEKEIKQFLMVAGEIGSIFKKGATISAAMGGCQAEIGVSSAMAAAALTEVMGGTPEQVLMAAEIAMEHHLGLTCDPIGGLVQIPCIERNTMGAIKAINAAELAMETDAKNAKVPLDKVINTMWQTAKDMNSKYKETSEGGLAIAVNMADC, from the coding sequence ATGGAAGAATGTATTTCGGTTTTTGATATGCTTAAGATAGGCGTTGGCCCATCCAGTTCACATACACTTGGCCCTTGGCGCGCCGCAGAAAGATTCCTCGCGGAACTCCGTACTGAAGGAATTCTCGATGAAACCGAACGCGTCAAAGTGGATCTTTACGGTTCGCTTTCGCTTACCGGTAAAGGACATGCTACTGATCTCGCCGTAATGCTCGGGCTCAGCGGACAGGACCCTGAATACATTCCGGTGGAAAATATTTCCGGCATCATCAAATCGATTGAGGATCATCACGAGATCCATCTTGGCAGTGAACACAACATCCCGTTCTGGTTCCTGCAGGACATCGTCTTCAACAAGAACTTCCTGCCTTTCCATGCCAATGGATTAATGTTTACGGCTTTTCTCAATGATGGCAGCGAATATATTTCCACATTTTATTCTATTGGTGGCGGATTTGTAGTCAAGGAAGACCGCCCGAACGCAAAAAAGAAAATGGAGATCAAGTGCGCTTTCCCTTTTCCGATACAAAATGCAGAAGAATTGCTGATTTATACCCAACAGCAAAACCGCAGCATTTCCGAAATCGTCTATGAGAACGAAAAATCGATGCGCAGTGAAGAAGACATCCACAAAGAACTCCTGCGCATATGGCATACTATGCTCGAATGCATGTACATTGGCTGTCATTCGGAAGGTATATTACCGGGCGGACTCAACGTACGTCGCCGCGCGTTCGACATGCACCAGAATCTGATCGGGCTGGCCAATTACAGCAATCCGCAGGAATGGCTTGAATCGATACGCAAAACCGAAGTCAAATTCCGCCAGATCCTGAAATGGGTCAGCTGTTTCGCACTCGCCGTCAATGAAGTCAATGCCGCTTTAGGACGTGTCGTCACAGCACCTACAAACGGCAGTGCGGGCGTCATCCCTGCTGTATTGATGTATTATCTCGTCATTGAAAACCACGACGCCGGGGAAAAGGAAATCAAGCAGTTCCTGATGGTGGCCGGAGAAATCGGCAGCATCTTCAAGAAAGGGGCTACCATATCCGCTGCTATGGGCGGCTGCCAAGCCGAAATCGGGGTGTCGTCGGCTATGGCGGCAGCGGCATTAACCGAAGTCATGGGCGGCACGCCGGAACAGGTTTTAATGGCCGCAGAGATTGCGATGGAACACCACCTCGGACTGACCTGCGACCCCATCGGTGGATTGGTCCAGATTCCTTGTATTGAAAGAAATACCATGGGCGCCATCAAGGCCATAAACGCCGCCGAACTGGCCATGGAAACCGATGCAAAGAACGCCAAGGTTCCTTTGGATAAAGTCATCAACACGATGTGGCAGACGGCTAAAGACATGAACTCAAAATATAAGGAAACTTCTGAAGGTGGATTGGCAATCGCTGTGAATATGGCGGATTGTTAA
- a CDS encoding EamA family transporter, whose protein sequence is MRFNRYYASALTAFIIWGFFSLVLKPLHDYPSMDILFYRIFYSVALLLGINLIFRREVLKKDWQIWKAMGGRQKKTLAFMTVAGGMLLTANWFIFIYAINHVSLKSASFAYLICPILTTILAFFILKEKLNNMQWAAIGLSVISCALLSYGSLKDLLYSLVIALTFALYLIIQRKYNHFDRLVVLSLQIMITAILLLPLFPKYGGPLPTEFLFYLLIGIIAVFFTIIPLFLNLYALKGMDSSRVGILMYINPMINFLLAFFYFKEEVNLMQGLSYGLILVSVVIFNLKVPARSTTNP, encoded by the coding sequence ATGCGCTTCAATAGATATTACGCTTCGGCACTGACTGCTTTTATAATCTGGGGATTTTTCAGCCTAGTGCTAAAACCCTTACATGATTATCCGTCGATGGACATTTTGTTTTATCGGATTTTCTATTCGGTAGCATTGTTGCTGGGGATTAATTTGATTTTCCGGCGCGAAGTGTTGAAGAAGGATTGGCAGATCTGGAAAGCGATGGGCGGAAGGCAAAAGAAAACTTTGGCTTTTATGACCGTTGCCGGCGGAATGCTGCTCACGGCAAACTGGTTTATCTTTATTTATGCCATCAATCACGTGAGTTTGAAATCGGCTTCATTTGCGTATTTGATCTGCCCGATTTTAACCACGATCCTTGCCTTCTTTATCTTAAAGGAAAAACTGAATAACATGCAATGGGCGGCGATTGGCTTAAGCGTCATCAGTTGTGCCCTTTTGTCCTACGGAAGTTTAAAGGATTTACTGTACAGCCTGGTCATAGCACTCACATTTGCATTGTATCTCATTATCCAAAGAAAATACAACCATTTTGACCGCCTGGTCGTTTTGAGTTTGCAGATTATGATCACGGCCATATTATTATTGCCCTTATTTCCGAAATATGGCGGGCCGTTGCCGACGGAATTTTTATTTTATTTACTGATTGGAATCATTGCGGTGTTCTTTACAATTATCCCGTTATTCTTAAACCTTTATGCATTGAAAGGTATGGATTCCTCACGGGTCGGGATATTAATGTACATCAATCCGATGATTAATTTCCTGCTGGCCTTCTTCTATTTTAAAGAAGAAGTAAATTTGATGCAGGGATTGTCTTATGGATTGATTTTGGTTTCGGTCGTTATCTTCAATTTGAAAGTACCCGCGCGAAGTACGACAAATCCCTAG
- a CDS encoding KUP/HAK/KT family potassium transporter — translation MNASTFQKISAASLLVALGIIYGDIGTSPLYVMKAVVGERPITELLVYGGVSCVFWTLTFQTTFKYIFLTLSADNHGEGGIFSLYALVKRFGKGKLVIPAILGATTLLADGIITPPMSVASAVEGLEPIVPNLPTMAIVIAILSGLFFFQRFGSQKVGTIFGPVMVVWFSMLLVLGISQILHHPEILKSLNPMYAYELLMQYPKGFWLLGGVFLCTTGAEALYSDLGHCGKKNIRITWIFVKIALVANYLGQAAWLMTQGNPELAGRNPFYEIMPQWFLISGIIIATMATIIASQALISGSYTLINEAISLNFWPRVALRNPTDLKGQIYIPSINTILWIGCVLMILYFKNSTHMEAAYGFSITIAMLMTTLLLTYYLFFIKKMKAVWVLSLLVLFTVIEGSFFLANIIKIKERWMFLFFELFIFMVMYVWYYSRKINNRYLKFINLAEQAPLLKELSEDDAIPKYSTHLVYLSKADKNYEIEEKIIKSIFSKKPKRADVYWFFHINRVNEPYALNYDVIELLDDKVIKIVLNVGFRVQPRVELYFKKIVFDLARNKELNLHIRPDGATKYNPEPDYKFVILEKFLSVENEFAVRDGLLLNAYFVLKHLSISDAKAFGLDKSDVAIEKIPIVYHPVNKLELERKIN, via the coding sequence ATGAATGCATCCACTTTTCAGAAAATCAGTGCCGCATCGCTGCTGGTAGCGCTCGGGATTATTTATGGCGACATCGGCACGAGCCCGCTTTATGTCATGAAAGCCGTAGTAGGCGAGCGCCCGATTACCGAATTGCTTGTTTATGGCGGCGTGTCCTGCGTGTTCTGGACGCTTACTTTTCAAACGACTTTCAAATACATTTTCCTGACGCTTTCCGCAGACAACCATGGCGAAGGCGGGATTTTCTCATTATATGCTTTGGTAAAGCGCTTCGGTAAAGGAAAACTGGTGATCCCAGCTATTTTAGGCGCCACCACTTTACTCGCTGACGGCATCATCACGCCACCAATGTCTGTAGCGTCAGCCGTGGAAGGTCTCGAACCCATTGTCCCGAATTTACCTACCATGGCGATCGTCATCGCGATACTTTCCGGGTTGTTCTTTTTCCAGAGGTTCGGTTCGCAAAAAGTCGGGACTATTTTCGGGCCGGTGATGGTCGTATGGTTTTCAATGCTGTTGGTTTTGGGAATTTCACAAATTCTTCACCATCCTGAAATCCTGAAATCTTTAAATCCGATGTATGCATATGAGCTTTTAATGCAATATCCAAAAGGGTTCTGGTTGCTTGGTGGCGTATTCCTTTGCACTACCGGGGCCGAAGCCTTATATTCCGATCTTGGGCATTGTGGGAAAAAGAACATACGAATCACATGGATTTTTGTAAAAATCGCTTTGGTTGCCAATTACCTTGGCCAGGCCGCGTGGCTGATGACTCAGGGCAATCCCGAACTGGCCGGAAGGAATCCGTTTTATGAAATCATGCCGCAATGGTTCCTGATTTCGGGGATTATTATTGCTACAATGGCTACGATTATCGCTTCGCAGGCGCTAATCAGCGGTTCTTATACTTTAATTAATGAAGCGATTTCACTGAATTTCTGGCCGCGCGTTGCCCTGCGCAATCCAACCGACCTGAAAGGACAGATTTACATTCCGTCCATCAATACCATACTTTGGATTGGCTGTGTATTGATGATTTTATACTTCAAGAATTCGACGCATATGGAAGCTGCCTACGGTTTCTCGATCACGATCGCCATGCTGATGACGACGCTTTTGCTGACCTATTATTTATTTTTCATCAAAAAGATGAAAGCCGTCTGGGTGCTGTCGTTGCTCGTATTGTTTACAGTCATTGAAGGCTCGTTCTTTTTGGCCAATATAATTAAGATTAAAGAGCGGTGGATGTTCCTGTTCTTCGAGCTGTTCATTTTCATGGTGATGTACGTATGGTATTATTCCCGAAAGATCAACAACCGTTACCTGAAGTTTATCAACCTGGCCGAACAGGCGCCATTGCTGAAAGAACTCAGTGAAGATGACGCCATCCCGAAATATTCGACACACCTTGTGTATTTATCCAAAGCCGACAAGAATTACGAAATTGAAGAAAAGATCATCAAATCCATTTTTTCAAAAAAGCCGAAGCGTGCCGATGTATATTGGTTTTTCCACATCAACCGTGTTAACGAACCCTATGCTTTGAATTATGATGTCATCGAACTACTGGATGATAAAGTGATCAAGATTGTTTTAAATGTCGGTTTCCGCGTGCAGCCCAGGGTGGAATTGTATTTCAAGAAAATTGTCTTCGACCTGGCGCGCAATAAGGAACTCAACCTCCATATCCGCCCTGATGGTGCTACGAAATACAATCCGGAGCCTGATTATAAATTTGTCATTCTGGAAAAATTCCTGTCGGTTGAAAATGAATTTGCGGTGCGCGATGGGCTGCTATTGAACGCCTATTTCGTATTGAAACACTTATCCATTTCAGATGCAAAGGCTTTTGGCCTGGATAAAAGCGATGTGGCCATTGAGAAAATCCCGATCGTGTACCATCCGGTGAATAAATTGGAATTGGAACGAAAAATTAATTAG
- a CDS encoding outer membrane beta-barrel protein — translation MKTLLIAALTALTLSLSAQSDSTTVKIPFQNMDLSWINGQNRQTDFPLTLKDGSGETILTGVAYLDTYINYDLRNPIDNTHTISSSIGRNNEFTLNLASIGIETNYKNIIGRLWLQYGQMGSIIQDLDATVAHGRNTSIDNLKNIREAAAGYHFNTWHGVNVEMGIFMSYIGLESYITQENWSYQRSMVCDFTPFYFSGARLQAFPSKHFKTELWLLNGWQSYNSWNKSIGVGNSNYYRPNENLQLVANFYYGNDSRTSVNRFHHDNSIVMRYYKDARSEGISQGAFSLNTHYGFQQGAGVKASAQYMTGASLSNRLWFYKNKFAVTLRGDFVKNPGLYLAFSPSPVTPNDFTDAIANDSSQDLTIYQGTITFDIMPSDFVTFRLEARYRKSDKPYFAGHGGTTSPDGWVDTPVGNWRPDLVRDEAGITLAVNFRL, via the coding sequence ATGAAAACACTATTGATCGCTGCATTAACAGCACTCACACTTAGCCTTTCGGCACAAAGCGATTCCACAACCGTAAAAATCCCTTTCCAGAACATGGATTTATCCTGGATCAATGGGCAAAACCGGCAGACCGATTTCCCTTTGACATTAAAGGACGGATCCGGCGAAACCATCCTCACCGGCGTTGCTTACCTCGATACATACATCAATTATGACCTCCGAAACCCAATCGATAATACCCATACGATTTCATCCTCGATCGGGCGCAATAATGAGTTTACCTTAAACCTTGCCAGTATTGGCATTGAAACCAATTATAAGAACATCATCGGACGGCTCTGGCTGCAGTATGGGCAGATGGGTTCTATCATACAGGATCTTGATGCTACCGTTGCGCATGGAAGGAATACGTCAATCGATAACTTGAAGAACATCCGCGAAGCGGCTGCAGGATATCACTTTAATACCTGGCACGGAGTGAATGTGGAGATGGGTATCTTCATGAGTTATATTGGGCTGGAGAGCTATATAACACAGGAAAACTGGTCGTACCAGCGCTCGATGGTGTGCGATTTTACGCCGTTTTACTTTTCAGGGGCGCGACTGCAGGCTTTTCCGTCAAAGCATTTCAAAACCGAATTGTGGCTGCTCAACGGTTGGCAATCCTATAACTCATGGAATAAAAGCATCGGAGTGGGGAACTCAAATTATTACCGCCCGAACGAAAACCTGCAACTGGTTGCCAATTTCTATTACGGCAACGACAGCCGGACTTCGGTAAACCGGTTCCACCATGACAATAGTATTGTTATGCGTTATTATAAGGATGCACGGAGCGAGGGAATTTCTCAGGGGGCATTCAGTTTAAATACCCATTATGGATTCCAGCAAGGGGCAGGGGTAAAGGCTTCTGCACAATATATGACAGGCGCTTCGTTAAGCAACCGGTTGTGGTTTTACAAAAATAAATTCGCGGTCACATTACGCGGGGATTTTGTAAAGAATCCCGGGCTCTATCTTGCGTTTTCGCCATCTCCGGTCACGCCGAACGATTTCACTGATGCTATTGCGAATGACTCCAGCCAGGATTTAACCATTTATCAGGGCACCATCACTTTTGATATTATGCCCTCGGATTTTGTGACTTTCCGCCTTGAAGCGCGTTACCGCAAATCCGACAAGCCTTATTTTGCAGGACATGGCGGCACAACATCCCCGGATGGCTGGGTTGATACCCCGGTTGGCAATTGGCGTCCGGATTTGGTGAGGGACGAAGCCGGAATAACTTTGGCAGTGAATTTTAGGTTGTAA